The DNA region TCCTCTACAGGAGGCATCGCTGATGATATCATCATCTTTGGAGCACTCGACAAGAGCAACAGCGAAAGGATCCCTCAGCTGGGACCTTCCTATTATTAGACTACTCTTCTTCCTAAGGTTGACGGTTGGGGATTTTGATGAGGCAGCAGATGGAGGCAGTGGGAGGAAGAGACTCAGTGGCACCACCTGCCGCGAAGAAGAGGAATCCTCCTTATTCATCGCTGTTGCTGTCGGTATTTGCTTTTTGGGGATTCCGGGAAGGTGTTCCCAGGAAAACGGAATTCCAGAAGAGTGGATCGGGGTCCTTGGAGAGTCATCTGGGGAGGAGCTCGGTGAAGAGATGGATGGTGAGGAGGCGAATGAAAGCACCCGCATGCCGCCCAGTTGATGACCTAAAATGTATTCTTTTGAAAGGCTCATCCGATCATGCATAACCATATATAAGGGGTGGGAaggtgtgtgtatatatatcagaAGTAAGTAGGGAAGGAGaggtcttttttttccccccctgaATGAGGCCGGGACTTCTCAGCTAAAAAGCACCGACGAATCTAATATATTAGATTAATTCACCCGTGTGATGTACGGGTCTAAAGTTtcaaaaaaagttttaaattttatttattctcattaatattatattaccaaaaattacattaatttataatcataaaataataataccaTTGAATGATACATAACTAAATGAAAGTTTCCCTTGGAAATTCTCTAGTCTCCTTTAACTTAATACGTAGATACATGCATCTTTTCTTCCATCTtggtcttttctttttcttgtgaGACCGTCAACCCAGACTAGCTACCGGCTGATACTAATTCCGTGTTAGGCGGTCGATTTGGCCTAATCCCAGGGTTCAAGCCGATTCTTGATATGattcttaattttaactaatttTTGGACATGCGCGTTGCACACGGTCGTAATGGATACAATTTTGCTTAAAATGAAAGGGAATTGTAGATGATGAAAACTTTTTTGGATAAAAGATGCTGAGCTTATATGTTacaaaataatgtaaaatcagtttttcccctttttttaaattgcaCTGCAGTTGTAAAAGTATTTAGGAAGTAGAAGCTGAATATAGGTCAGACTATATAGAATAACAAACCTGTTTTCATCATTTGAATTAGCGATAGGTGATGGAAAAGTAGTGTTTCGAAGCAGATTCATCTCACTCTTAGAGATATTATACTGTGTTGCCCTATATAGCACCAATGTCCCTCTTCTTTGTGATCAGCAGCATGTAATAAGGTCCGAAAAACTTGTTAAACCCTGTAAGATGAAGATTACTGTGAGTTGCtgtaacaataaaataaaccATACTTTTGCCAGGACTGGTACATACGCAATATCCAGTTCACCTCTATAACACAGGAAGAGTGACAAATTTGCTATATTAAATGGAAACAACGCTCCTCACACTCTGTCCGACTCTCTGTGTCTCTCTTCTCTATCGTCTCATCTACTCCCGTTTCCGGTCTCATCGCCCGCGCCtcccccccctccccctcttTTCTCTTGCCTCTCCTTAAAATCCTGAACTTGTTCTCCCAAATACTGACCCCACAGACATCATcggaagaggaagaaatttacttataaacatgaaaaggaagaaataatTTACGTACGCaggaagatgaagaaattTACACCTAAACCGAAAGAGAAAATTAGCCCAACGCAAGGGGACAATTCAAAGAGAAAACACAATTCACAAGACAGAGTTGAACAAATAAGCACTTTATGCGTCTCCAGGACGAATGAGAATATAAGGAAATTACCGTTTGCATGGACTGGAAAAACAGTCTAGTCGACGAAAAGAGACAGTTTGATGATCGAAGAAGAAGCCTTCCGAGATGGTGGCAGATgagaacgagagagagagagggggggacATGAGGAGACCTCTGGTCTCTCTTTGGgcaacgagagagagagagcgcgAACAATGTTTAGTGTCCAATGGTAGTATAACGTAGAATTATGCGataaaacacataaaaaaaattatttttgtcaataataaattatttttattaacaatagattttttctacttttatttacatattaaaaactaaaataataaatatttattggCTTATAAGATTATCACACGTTATAACTTGCATGTATTTTTACTTTGGGTAAATAGGGAGCTAGCAAATTGACACGTGACAGCATCTTGATATGACAACGTGACATATCCTCGTTCAACCTCCATTTTCGTttttgcaattatatattatatatagatgtatccGTGCGAGGAGGCGCTGGAGGAGATGGAGGGCCAAGCTGGGCTAGCCTAGGAATAGGTAGCTTTTGTCAGTTTGTAATCGGCATAATTGAATGCAAATTAATTCTATATTTTATGCCTGTCTGCTCTCTCTGCCTCGGCATTAATATATTAGAGTACTACTTGAAATGAAGCTAGCTAGCTATTTCATTCCAATATAATACTCTCTAATCTCTACAAATGattttattgtatatatatggccAGTTTGAAGTTCTTATAGGTTGGTAGGTTTTTCCCAATCGAAAACTCGAATTAGGTAATCAGAAATTGAAACAACTGGGCCTATATCGATATTTGTACGTTGGCCATGGCTTGCGGTTTATTATTGCAAAATTGcactttcaaataaatatgaaaactttggcccaaaaaaaaaatgaaaactgaATATTCcaactatataaaaaaaatatcacaaGATCTAATGCGACAAGTTAcaaatggaaaaatgaaatttacaACAATTACatacaactatatatatatatatatgatgttgTATGGCATGTCAATTTGATAGGGCACGGGATTTCTATTAcgattatatatgtatgtaaaatAGACTAATGAGAGAGGACCAAAGTAACGTGGCTCATGATATACAATGGTTTGCTTTTTGCTTGTTTGCATTTAATGGTTGGCATTGTATCGTACGAAACCAAGATCAAGATTAAAAGTGCACACGTGAACGTGATCGAGTTTTTGTTGGCTAATAACATGTGATTTTGGgacaaaattgacaatttgaTCCTTAAAATATACATCTTACGACAAATTGTTCCctgaaatatattttgtgtACTACTTAGTCCAAACGTTTCAAATGTTAGAACTGGTCCTTCCGTTCGAATAAATGGCAGGTCCCTCACAAAAAGTGCCTCTCATGGCCGTTAATCACACTTCTTTGTCCGTTTTCCAcctccttctccctctctgtctctgtctctctctctctttctccatgGATGAGCTGAAAGCTAGAAGGGAATCAATTCACTGCGAGTTGTTCCAGCTTGATCCCTCCGTTATCATCATCATGTGTATTTGTTCGGTTGGATGGTTCGGTTTTCAGCTCCGAGCTCGGAGCTCTTGTCAAGCTAGTTCCAATTTGATCGTCATGCTTGGAAGTTCATTTGACTTCGCATTTCGATGCATGAATTCGTTATTTGTGTCCTGGACTAGGATGATTTTTGTTCGAGAATAGCTCGATTTGGAGGTGGCTGAGCTAATTTGCTCGTCGGTGGTCTCCATAGCCGATTATGTCGCAATCAGTGTTCAACTGACAACTGAATTTGATTATGAAGGAATGGTTAGAGGTTTTCTCAGATGCTCGCTTTTGGATAATGGGGACTCCCTTCAGACAATAGCACTCCCTCATGGGGGAAAGATGGAGTCAGGTGTATTGATTTCTTGTGGGTGGTTATTCGGGAACACCGGGCTGGGTTTATTGAATGCATAAAACAAGTTAATTTAGTTATCTATTTGGCCAGCCCTTGCCGTGAGGATGTTCAACTTAGTACACTTTACCTTAAGGCACCAggaaatcatcatcatcattattattttgggtTCCTTGTGCGATCAGAAGTGAATTTTCGGGGATAATTACTTTTATGGCCTAACTCTGGTCAAATAGCATACGTGCGCGATTGAGATCAGGATGTTGGACGTCACTGCTGATGAAGTTGAGCTCATCTTGTGTGTTTCTCTTCCATCTTTGCATTTTGTGCATGGCAATTGGAATAGCTTGACAAGCATTGGATATTAGGATAAGTCATATCCAAGTCTAAATGCACAGTTGGCTTTCTGGTTCAATTTGCTTTGACTAGGAAGTGGATTTCAGCATCTCTGCTATCAAGAGCTTGTAAAACGTCATTTTGTACTTTGACAGGCTTGACAT from Punica granatum isolate Tunisia-2019 chromosome 3, ASM765513v2, whole genome shotgun sequence includes:
- the LOC116198813 gene encoding uncharacterized protein LOC116198813; amino-acid sequence: MVMHDRMSLSKEYILGHQLGGMRVLSFASSPSISSPSSSPDDSPRTPIHSSGIPFSWEHLPGIPKKQIPTATAMNKEDSSSSRQVVPLSLFLPLPPSAASSKSPTVNLRKKSSLIIGRSQLRDPFAVALVECSKDDDIISDASCRGGGAGFWIGARLSRSISDRFGFASAFTTSCKRSCVVAQSIIHLPSTGGDPGRSHFR